The genomic window GATGAGGCATTGAGAAAATGGAAGGAATCTTTGGGTTTAGGTGGTGATGTCCTACCATTGGAATATCCCGGTGATACTCGTCGTGTTGTGATCAAGCAGATCCAATTGATTGTTGACACTGAGCCACAACCTATTACATTCGACTTGACGAATGAGAAGACTTTGAAAGAGCTTGCTTCTAAGAGGTACAAGATCAAAGAGAAGTCCGTGTATCACTTGAAAATAACCTTTAAGGTGCAACATGAAATTATTACTGGGCTAAGATACGTTCAGTACACGAAGAAGGCTGGTATTGCTGTGGACAAG from Kluyveromyces marxianus DMKU3-1042 DNA, complete genome, chromosome 6 includes these protein-coding regions:
- the RDI1 gene encoding Rdi1p, which gives rise to MGEEEDFKEFEEETDNYKVGAKKTVEEYQKLDADDEALRKWKESLGLGGDVLPLEYPGDTRRVVIKQIQLIVDTEPQPITFDLTNEKTLKELASKRYKIKEKSVYHLKITFKVQHEIITGLRYVQYTKKAGIAVDKIDDHLGSYAPNTVNKPVYEVELPESEAPSGFLVRGNYSAVSKFIDDDKNDHLTLNWGVEIVKR